In Sutterella faecalis, a genomic segment contains:
- a CDS encoding acetate--CoA ligase family protein gives MLLDSILKPRAVAVVGASTRPHTIGSDLLKRLIEFGFKGGIYPVNPKGGEIEGLEAYKTIADLPDDVDLAVIVVNASRVLEAVDQCHAKGIKGLVVISAGFKETGAEGAKLELELLERVRAHGMRMVGPNCLGVVNTNPEISLDACFAESLPVAGDIGFVSQSGALGGGILNILKDLNLGFAQFVSIGNQADVNAETALEYWENDPEVKQILLYMESIPDPVNFRRLASRISKKKPVLALKAGRSAAGASAASSHTGSLAGGDRAADALLKQSGVIRELSLRELFSSAKVFANCPIPKGDRVAIVTNSGGPGIMATDAVCGHGMQMAQISDETKAKLREFLPAAASVKNPVDMIASAPLEHYRRTVETVLADPAVDMVMVIYLPFLGLKDIDVAQALMEIRAAHPEKPIVGVFMTTSEFFSKLSEMQVTVPFYMYSEEAADAMKRLNDQRLWMARPEGEFPELPEDTNRVMQIFRTAANEGRHELTTRESLDVLDAAGVRICRSGMAHSEDEAAAVAEKTGYPVVMKMTSKTTSHKTDVGGVRVGIASEEDLRREYRDLIGKLEAKGLLEGLEGVLIQEMVKSKRELVTGIATDPQFGPMVMFGLGGVFVEVLKDVAFRLAPLTDIDAKDLIHSVKCVKLLEGARGFTPAQMDKVEETLLRISQLAHVHRFVKELDINPLMISDKDGEPIAVDARIAFDPEAVKLAL, from the coding sequence ATGCTGCTCGACTCCATTCTGAAGCCCAGGGCCGTTGCCGTTGTCGGCGCCTCCACGAGGCCGCATACCATCGGCTCCGATCTTCTCAAGCGCCTTATTGAGTTCGGCTTCAAAGGCGGCATCTACCCGGTCAATCCCAAAGGCGGCGAGATCGAGGGCCTTGAGGCCTATAAGACGATCGCGGATCTTCCCGACGACGTCGACCTCGCCGTGATCGTCGTCAACGCCTCGCGCGTGCTTGAAGCGGTCGACCAGTGCCATGCGAAGGGCATCAAGGGGCTTGTCGTCATTTCCGCGGGCTTCAAGGAAACGGGCGCCGAAGGCGCGAAGCTCGAGCTTGAGCTTCTCGAGCGCGTGCGCGCCCACGGCATGCGGATGGTGGGGCCCAACTGCCTCGGCGTCGTCAACACCAACCCGGAAATTTCGCTTGACGCCTGCTTCGCCGAAAGCCTCCCCGTCGCGGGCGACATCGGCTTCGTGTCGCAGTCGGGCGCATTGGGCGGCGGCATCCTCAATATTCTGAAGGACCTCAACCTCGGCTTCGCGCAGTTCGTCTCGATCGGCAACCAGGCCGACGTGAACGCTGAAACCGCGCTCGAATACTGGGAAAACGACCCGGAAGTGAAGCAGATTCTGCTCTACATGGAATCTATTCCCGATCCGGTCAACTTCCGGCGCCTCGCGTCCCGCATCTCGAAGAAGAAGCCCGTTCTGGCGCTGAAGGCCGGTCGTTCCGCCGCGGGGGCTTCCGCCGCGTCCTCGCACACGGGGTCCCTTGCGGGCGGCGACCGCGCCGCGGACGCGCTCTTGAAGCAGTCGGGCGTCATCCGCGAGCTTTCGCTTCGCGAACTCTTCTCGAGCGCCAAGGTCTTTGCGAACTGCCCGATTCCGAAGGGCGACCGCGTGGCGATCGTCACCAACTCGGGCGGTCCCGGCATCATGGCGACCGACGCGGTCTGCGGCCACGGCATGCAGATGGCTCAGATTTCCGACGAAACGAAGGCGAAGCTTCGCGAATTCCTCCCGGCCGCCGCGTCCGTCAAGAACCCCGTCGACATGATCGCCTCGGCGCCGCTCGAACACTACCGCCGCACGGTGGAAACGGTGCTTGCCGACCCGGCCGTCGACATGGTGATGGTGATCTACCTCCCCTTCCTCGGCTTAAAGGACATCGATGTCGCTCAGGCCCTCATGGAGATCCGCGCCGCGCACCCCGAAAAGCCCATCGTCGGCGTCTTCATGACGACGAGCGAATTCTTCTCGAAGCTCTCCGAAATGCAGGTGACGGTGCCCTTCTACATGTATTCCGAGGAAGCCGCGGACGCGATGAAGCGCCTCAATGACCAGAGGCTCTGGATGGCGCGCCCCGAGGGCGAATTCCCGGAACTCCCGGAAGACACGAACCGCGTGATGCAGATCTTCCGCACGGCGGCGAACGAAGGCCGGCATGAGCTCACGACGCGCGAATCGCTCGACGTGCTCGATGCCGCGGGCGTTCGCATCTGCCGAAGCGGCATGGCGCATTCCGAAGACGAGGCGGCTGCCGTTGCAGAGAAGACCGGCTACCCTGTCGTCATGAAGATGACCTCGAAGACCACGTCCCACAAGACCGACGTGGGCGGCGTGCGCGTCGGGATCGCGAGCGAGGAGGATCTTCGCCGCGAATACCGCGACCTCATCGGAAAGCTCGAGGCGAAGGGCCTTCTCGAAGGCCTCGAAGGCGTCCTCATTCAGGAAATGGTGAAGTCGAAGCGCGAGCTCGTCACGGGCATCGCCACCGACCCGCAATTCGGGCCCATGGTGATGTTCGGCCTCGGCGGCGTCTTCGTCGAAGTGCTCAAGGACGTTGCCTTCCGCCTCGCTCCGCTCACCGACATCGACGCGAAGGACCTCATTCATTCCGTCAAGTGCGTGAAGCTTCTCGAAGGCGCCCGCGGCTTCACGCCGGCGCAGATGGATAAGGTCGAGGAAACGCTCCTTCGGATCTCGCAGCTCGCTCACGTGCACCGCTTCGTGAAGGAGCTCGACATCAATCCGCTCATGATTTCCGACAAGGACGGCGAGCCCATTGCAGTGGACGCCCGCATTGCCTTTGACCCGGAAGCGGTCAAGCTCGCGCTCTAA
- a CDS encoding MetQ/NlpA family ABC transporter substrate-binding protein has product MQKRVFLKRSVALAAAFAAAPFLAACGKADEKAPAAAASSAAPKAAGPAKVKVAVTAGPHADIVTKAAEVAKKNGLDVEVVEFTDYITPDTALAEKQLDIAVYQHEPFLQNFNRQKGTNLVVAAKAVVQPMGLYSNKIHALDAIPEGAKVAIPNDPSNGGRAIILLEKAGLVKVKEGAPALPTVHDVAENPKNLQLVELEAAQLPISISDLDIACVPMNYAVSGGLDVKKQGFYFESFDAPFALIIIAARPDNVESEPVKAFVKAYQSPEVAEFIRGKFNGQILPAWEAQK; this is encoded by the coding sequence ATGCAGAAACGTGTATTCCTCAAGCGCTCCGTTGCTCTCGCCGCCGCCTTTGCCGCGGCTCCCTTCCTCGCCGCCTGCGGCAAGGCCGATGAAAAGGCGCCCGCCGCCGCTGCTTCCTCTGCCGCGCCCAAGGCCGCGGGTCCTGCGAAGGTGAAGGTCGCCGTGACGGCCGGCCCCCACGCGGACATTGTGACGAAGGCCGCTGAAGTCGCCAAAAAGAACGGTCTCGACGTTGAGGTCGTTGAATTCACCGACTACATCACCCCCGATACCGCGCTCGCCGAAAAGCAGCTCGACATCGCGGTCTATCAACATGAGCCGTTCCTTCAGAACTTCAACCGCCAGAAGGGCACGAATCTTGTCGTCGCCGCCAAGGCGGTGGTTCAGCCGATGGGCCTCTATTCGAACAAGATCCATGCGCTTGACGCAATCCCTGAGGGCGCGAAGGTTGCCATCCCGAACGATCCCTCGAACGGCGGCCGCGCCATCATCCTTCTTGAGAAGGCCGGTCTCGTCAAGGTGAAGGAAGGCGCTCCGGCGCTCCCGACCGTGCACGACGTCGCGGAGAACCCGAAGAATCTTCAGCTCGTCGAGCTCGAGGCCGCGCAGCTTCCGATCAGCATCAGCGACCTCGACATCGCCTGCGTGCCGATGAACTACGCCGTTTCTGGCGGCCTCGACGTGAAGAAGCAGGGCTTCTACTTTGAATCCTTTGATGCGCCCTTCGCCCTCATCATCATTGCCGCCCGTCCGGATAATGTCGAGAGCGAACCCGTGAAGGCGTTCGTCAAGGCCTATCAGTCGCCTGAAGTTGCCGAATTCATCCGCGGCAAGTTCAACGGCCAGATCCTCCCTGCCTGGGAAGCCCAGAAGTGA
- a CDS encoding SGNH/GDSL hydrolase family protein, which yields MKTLFIAAGLAAGILLSGSAAALENTVKPEVTAPLASSPKVALLVGNSYSFYNCGVHTYLRGFMKAGTPKENMKTRLLTISSGSLSFHDMAFYLSPHEQDPYAKVKDGRLEHPMFDVVLLQENSAGATSAKRAPYFEKYVKLDAEIIRKAGSVPMVVMTWPKKDKPHEIKKLADTTIRIANDAKTQVIPVGLAFMEAIREKPELELYMPDKSHPSAAGSYLYGAVLYSTLFHRSPENINYAGECEKPLPPETSAFLRRIAWKTVTEFYGWKK from the coding sequence ATGAAAACACTCTTCATCGCAGCCGGTCTCGCTGCCGGCATTCTCCTCTCGGGTTCGGCCGCGGCGCTCGAAAACACTGTGAAGCCTGAGGTCACGGCGCCACTCGCCTCGTCCCCGAAGGTCGCGCTCTTGGTCGGCAACTCCTACTCCTTCTACAACTGCGGCGTCCACACGTATCTGCGCGGGTTCATGAAGGCGGGCACCCCGAAGGAGAACATGAAGACGCGGCTCCTCACCATCAGTTCCGGGTCGCTCTCCTTCCATGACATGGCGTTCTATTTGTCGCCCCATGAGCAGGACCCGTACGCCAAAGTGAAGGACGGCAGACTCGAGCATCCGATGTTCGACGTCGTTCTCTTGCAGGAGAATTCCGCGGGAGCAACGTCCGCAAAGCGCGCGCCCTATTTCGAAAAGTATGTGAAGCTTGATGCCGAAATCATCCGGAAGGCCGGAAGCGTCCCGATGGTCGTGATGACCTGGCCCAAAAAGGACAAGCCGCATGAGATTAAAAAGCTCGCCGACACGACGATCCGGATCGCCAACGATGCGAAAACGCAGGTGATCCCGGTCGGACTCGCCTTCATGGAAGCCATCCGTGAAAAGCCCGAGCTCGAGCTCTACATGCCCGACAAGAGCCATCCGTCTGCAGCCGGCTCCTATCTCTACGGCGCCGTGCTCTACAGCACGCTTTTTCATCGGTCTCCCGAAAACATCAACTACGCCGGCGAATGCGAGAAGCCCCTTCCCCCCGAAACGAGCGCATTCCTGAGGCGCATCGCCTGGAAGACTGTGACGGAGTTCTACGGCTGGAAGAAGTAA
- a CDS encoding MetQ/NlpA family ABC transporter substrate-binding protein — protein sequence MFKQLKPFAALCVAAGIAFSLAGCGGKDEAAAPKEASAAKTLTIGVSPVPGGDIMNFLKPRFTEKGVELKVVEFSDYIQPNMALADKSLDANFFQHKPYLDDFMKQHNLRLESLVPVFIAPIAVYSKTLKDPKAIPDGASVSIPNDPTNGGRALLLLQHLGLIKLNDPNNLFVTPADIVENPKNLKIIEVEAAQLPRSLDDVAMGVINCNFALGAGLNPVKDSIAIEAKDSPYANVVAIRAGEASRPEIQTLKELMNSPELRKFIEEKYQGSLLPTF from the coding sequence ATGTTTAAGCAATTGAAACCTTTTGCCGCGCTTTGCGTTGCAGCCGGCATCGCCTTCAGCCTCGCCGGATGCGGCGGGAAGGACGAGGCGGCGGCGCCCAAAGAGGCGTCGGCCGCGAAGACGCTCACCATCGGCGTTTCTCCCGTGCCGGGCGGCGACATCATGAATTTCCTGAAGCCCAGATTCACCGAAAAGGGCGTTGAGCTCAAGGTCGTGGAATTCTCCGACTACATCCAGCCCAACATGGCGCTTGCCGACAAGTCGCTCGATGCGAACTTCTTCCAGCATAAGCCCTACCTCGACGACTTCATGAAGCAGCACAACCTCAGGCTCGAAAGCCTTGTGCCCGTCTTCATCGCGCCGATTGCGGTCTACTCGAAGACCCTGAAGGACCCGAAGGCGATTCCCGACGGCGCCTCGGTTTCGATTCCGAACGACCCGACGAACGGCGGCCGCGCGCTTCTGCTTCTGCAGCACCTGGGGCTCATCAAGCTCAACGACCCGAATAACTTATTCGTGACGCCTGCCGACATTGTTGAAAATCCGAAGAACTTGAAGATCATTGAGGTCGAGGCCGCGCAGCTTCCGCGTTCGCTCGACGACGTTGCCATGGGCGTCATCAACTGCAACTTTGCGCTCGGCGCCGGGCTCAATCCCGTGAAGGACTCGATCGCCATCGAAGCGAAGGATTCGCCCTACGCCAATGTGGTCGCGATCCGCGCGGGCGAAGCTTCGCGCCCGGAAATCCAGACCCTGAAGGAACTCATGAATTCGCCCGAACTCCGGAAATTCATTGAAGAGAAGTACCAGGGGTCGCTGCTTCCGACTTTCTGA
- the mmuM gene encoding homocysteine S-methyltransferase — MIPTRHPMAEIIERRGALIIDGAMSTALESLGMVLNDSLWSARALIEHPEYVREVHRRYFEAGANAAITDSYQATEAGFGAKGFSREATAGYIRRSAELAREAKNDVLLEHPDWLPGDLIIAGAIGPYGAYLADGSEYTGAYSLTRDEYVKFHELRLNALLDGGADILAIETQPRLDEIEAILSMIEKRDITCWVTVTLKDGEAMPDGTSPEKLAEVLDANPQVEAFGLNCVKREWVEPALQKMRAKTKKPLVVYPNSGETYDPGTKTWHAQGPHEPSWQHFVPLWEKTGALCIGGCCRTLPRDIEEISKIIEAQKKA; from the coding sequence ATGATCCCCACTCGTCACCCGATGGCCGAAATCATTGAGCGCCGCGGCGCGCTCATCATTGACGGCGCCATGTCGACCGCCCTCGAATCGCTCGGCATGGTTCTGAACGACTCGCTCTGGAGCGCCCGCGCGCTGATCGAGCATCCTGAATACGTGCGCGAGGTGCATCGCCGCTATTTCGAAGCCGGGGCGAACGCCGCCATCACGGACTCCTATCAGGCGACGGAAGCAGGGTTCGGCGCAAAAGGCTTTTCGCGCGAGGCGACGGCGGGCTACATCCGCAGGAGCGCCGAGCTCGCGCGTGAAGCGAAGAACGACGTGCTCCTCGAGCACCCGGACTGGCTTCCGGGCGACCTCATCATTGCGGGCGCGATCGGCCCTTACGGCGCTTATCTCGCCGACGGCAGCGAATACACGGGCGCCTACAGCCTCACGCGCGACGAATACGTGAAGTTCCATGAGCTTCGCCTCAATGCGCTCCTTGACGGGGGCGCGGACATCCTCGCGATCGAAACGCAGCCGAGGCTCGACGAAATTGAGGCAATTCTCTCGATGATCGAAAAGCGCGACATCACCTGCTGGGTGACGGTGACGCTGAAGGACGGCGAGGCGATGCCCGACGGCACGTCGCCAGAAAAGCTCGCCGAGGTGCTCGACGCCAACCCCCAGGTTGAAGCCTTCGGCCTCAACTGCGTGAAGCGCGAATGGGTGGAGCCCGCACTCCAAAAGATGCGTGCGAAGACGAAGAAGCCCCTCGTCGTCTATCCGAATTCTGGGGAAACCTACGATCCGGGGACGAAGACCTGGCACGCGCAGGGTCCGCACGAACCCTCCTGGCAGCACTTCGTGCCGCTCTGGGAAAAGACGGGCGCTCTCTGCATCGGCGGCTGCTGCCGCACGCTCCCGCGCGATATTGAGGAGATCTCGAAGATCATCGAAGCTCAGAAGAAGGCGTAA